The Myxocyprinus asiaticus isolate MX2 ecotype Aquarium Trade chromosome 19, UBuf_Myxa_2, whole genome shotgun sequence nucleotide sequence gtctcatttATGCTCCGATagctgctgctgtaagccccaaatagtcCCAAGAAGCCTTTATATCTCCTTTTACTTTAGGAAGTTCTCTTAAAAATTAGCCATTTTCTACttatctgtgagcttgcttggctgaatcgaatgttatatcttagatgtccagaatatatataatttcttatttctttttatttatttattttagggtgaaatatgagcTGGACATGTATTTGACAGTTTTCATGAGACTCACCAGACACATTATAAATTCCCACAATAAAATACAATCATGTTTATGAACCACACCACATACACTAGTTCAGTTTCATCATCACGAGAGCTGATCCACAGACGCTGACCTGAGAATACGAACAGTGATCTCATACACAGCGAACACGACCATGTTTACAGGAAACGCTCGCAGGCAGTTTATTCCGAGGCTTTTGAAGAAAACCGCCGGTCCTTCGTTACGCACAGTCTCAGTAACGCAGTGAACGAGTCCGCGGTATCGCTTCTGCTCTCTCACTCCGTCCATCTGTAAACGAGCTTTAATCACGTCCATCGGCGTTCCGACAGACCAGCCGGCTATTCCCGCGACTCCACCGGCGAACAGCACCGCGGCCAACTCTGACAATATTAAATCGAGATTTTACAGGCACGTAACCCTAATGTCCATAAAATTATCACATGCAAGAGAAATCATAACACACAGTATTTCTAAAAGGcttcattcacccaaaaatgaaaaaaaggacatataggtttggatcaacataagggtgagtaaatgatgacagaattctggCTCACCTGGCTCTTTCTGTCCTGGTGGTGTTAGTTTTGAACACAGCGTGTTGTACGTCAGGAAGTACGTGGCGAATGACGGGCCATCCCTGAATGCCAGAGGAAGTGCCCCTTTATAAAGTCCTAAAATTCCCTCCTCTTTGGCGATGGTCAGCAGGCAGTGGATCGGACCACTGTATTTGGGTTTGGGAGAATTAAATCCACTCCTCTTGCGCTCCGTCTGACACTGCAGACGAACTTTCACGATGTCACCGGGTGACATCACAGAAATCTAAAAACACAGAGAATGACCAATGAATATAACTTAACTCACGCCTAACCTGTAGCTTAGGAGCCTCTGATTGGACAAAcatatcattattattttcaagacagACGATCTGAGGGCCTATAAAGGTCATGAAATTAGAATTTCATTTCAACACCTTTTTTATTGAATTACTTTGGTGTCACTCTGAACACGCTACATTAACTGTATACAAAACTTTAAATAAGACACGGGAAACATGATAGAGTGATGCAAAAGACTCACAACATGGACAGAATCACGTAAAGCACGCTGAATCTACAGTATCTGAAGAAGCTGTCATTTACCACGGATAATAATTTCAatgctcagtttgtaaaaacaaacacaatcacggtcacagtaatgcacttacaatagaagtctatggggcaaatgACTCAGCAGAGTTTAAAAGTAGAAATGCGAAGCTTGTGTTTTTGCTAAAGCACTCAAATTCATTCTTCCATacaaaacatgtattatttgagacgTAAATTTGTCTTAATCATCCTTTTGAGGTGCGACTACTTTTCTtggtggatgaacttctggttatgtTACTGATGTAATCCCCGTGGGTGGAGTTGGCTTCATGTAAACAGTCCCTTTCTGAAACCAAGCATCATTCCAAAGTTCCAAAGACACTCCTTTCCGGGGGgcgctgcccttccggccccgCCTACTGGCAGGCCTTCCCTCCTTCCgcgacctgggagggagacaaggggagggaaaaacaaaacaacaaataaaagagagggaaaggcgaatgcggagcaacagtgagagagagagaggagagagagg carries:
- the LOC127409726 gene encoding solute carrier family 25 member 47-A-like isoform X4, which produces MSPGDIVKVRLQCQTERKRSGFNSPKPKYSGPIHCLLTIAKEEGILGLYKGALPLAFRDGPSFATYFLTYNTLCSKLTPPGQKEPELAAVLFAGGVAGIAGWSVGTPMDVIKARLQMDGVREQKRYRGLVHCVTETVRNEGPAVFFKSLGINCLRAFPVNMVVFAVYEITVRILRSASVDQLS
- the LOC127409726 gene encoding solute carrier family 25 member 47-A-like isoform X2; the protein is MHFADFLAGSIAGACGVAVGYPLDTVKLHGFFKGMAVPVTTLSMTSSVVFGTYRNCLQCFSQIHGPGAPNTALDIFLAGMAGGVAQISVMSPGDIVKVRLQCQTERKRSGFNSPKPKYSGPIHCLLTIAKEEGILGLYKGALPLAFRDGPSFATYFLTYNTLCSKLTPPGQKEPELAAVLFAGGVAGIAGWSVGTPMDVIKARLQMDGVREQKRYRGLVHCVTETVRNEGPAVFFKSLGINCLRAFPVNMVVFAVYEITVRILRSASVDQLS
- the LOC127409726 gene encoding solute carrier family 25 member 47-A-like isoform X3, which translates into the protein MAVPVTTLSMTSSVVFGTYRNCLQCFSQIHGPGAPNTALDIFLAGMAGGVAQISVMSPGDIVKVRLQCQTERKRSGFNSPKPKYSGPIHCLLTIAKEEGILGLYKGALPLAFRDGPSFATYFLTYNTLCSKLTPPGQKEPELAAVLFAGGVAGIAGWSVGTPMDVIKARLQMDGVREQKRYRGLVHCVTETVRNEGPAVFFKSLGINCLRAFPVNMVVFAVYEITVRILRSASVDQLS
- the LOC127409726 gene encoding solute carrier family 25 member 47-A-like isoform X1, producing MHFADFLAGSIAGACGVAVGYPLDTVKVRIQTQKQFTGIWQCIVTTIKREGLHGFFKGMAVPVTTLSMTSSVVFGTYRNCLQCFSQIHGPGAPNTALDIFLAGMAGGVAQISVMSPGDIVKVRLQCQTERKRSGFNSPKPKYSGPIHCLLTIAKEEGILGLYKGALPLAFRDGPSFATYFLTYNTLCSKLTPPGQKEPELAAVLFAGGVAGIAGWSVGTPMDVIKARLQMDGVREQKRYRGLVHCVTETVRNEGPAVFFKSLGINCLRAFPVNMVVFAVYEITVRILRSASVDQLS